A portion of the uncultured Bacteroides sp. genome contains these proteins:
- the dinB gene encoding DNA polymerase IV → MVERKIIHIDMDAFFASVEQRDNPELRGKPVAVGYSEERGVVAAASYEARRYGVRSAMSSLKAKNLCPHLIFVPGRMSAYKAVSRQIHEIFHEYTDLIEPLSLDEAFLDVTENKKGISLAVDIAVAIKKSIREELGLVASAGVSYNKFLAKIASDYRKPDGLCTIHPQQALDFISHLAIESFWGVGPVTAKKMHALGIHNGELLRLCTLEMLTHQFGKAGFMYYDFSRGIDLRPVEAVRIRKSVGCERTLEKDISLRSSVIIELYHVSMELVERLKQADFTGNTLTLKIKFHDFNQITRSFTQANELKTLNEILPLAKQLLKEVEYSNHPIRLIGLSVSNPKELIDEKEEWEQLSFEFSDWSD, encoded by the coding sequence ATGGTGGAACGTAAAATAATACACATTGATATGGATGCTTTCTTTGCTTCGGTAGAGCAGAGAGACAATCCTGAATTGCGTGGTAAACCCGTTGCTGTGGGCTATTCTGAAGAGCGAGGTGTAGTGGCTGCTGCAAGCTATGAGGCCAGACGTTACGGTGTTCGTTCAGCCATGTCTTCTCTGAAAGCGAAGAACCTTTGTCCCCATCTGATCTTTGTTCCCGGGCGGATGAGCGCTTACAAGGCTGTCTCCCGACAAATTCATGAAATCTTTCATGAGTATACCGATCTGATCGAGCCATTGTCTCTTGATGAGGCTTTTCTGGATGTTACGGAAAACAAGAAAGGGATTAGTCTTGCTGTTGACATTGCTGTGGCAATCAAAAAGAGCATCCGGGAGGAATTGGGCTTAGTTGCATCGGCTGGTGTGTCTTACAATAAATTTTTGGCTAAAATAGCGTCCGACTATCGTAAACCGGATGGACTTTGCACCATTCATCCACAGCAAGCACTTGATTTTATCTCTCATCTGGCTATTGAATCTTTCTGGGGGGTAGGTCCGGTGACAGCGAAGAAAATGCATGCTTTGGGCATTCACAATGGCGAACTACTTCGGTTGTGTACTTTAGAGATGCTCACTCATCAATTCGGCAAGGCAGGGTTTATGTACTATGACTTTTCGAGAGGGATTGATCTTCGTCCGGTAGAGGCTGTGCGGATAAGGAAGTCGGTTGGCTGCGAGCGTACGTTAGAGAAAGACATTAGCTTGCGTTCGTCGGTCATTATTGAACTGTATCATGTGTCAATGGAACTTGTTGAGCGCTTGAAGCAGGCTGATTTTACAGGGAATACGTTGACCTTAAAGATTAAGTTTCATGACTTTAACCAGATTACCCGGAGTTTCACTCAGGCCAATGAACTCAAAACGTTGAATGAGATACTACCTCTGGCCAAGCAACTACTCAAGGAGGTGGAATACAGTAATCATCCGATACGACTTATCGGCCTTTCTGTTTCTAACCCGAAAGAGTTGATTGACGAGAAAGAGGAGTGGGAGCAACTGAGCTTTGAGTTTAGTGATTGGTCGGATTAG